The following proteins come from a genomic window of Alkalinema sp. FACHB-956:
- a CDS encoding phospholipase D-like domain-containing protein yields MIQLKGDLVIHSTNSKNSPSITEAFMRQQAKTSGLSVQAIAGSYVVLLGMNMPKSAVKGVLGFAIERIDHTEDERYWLKGFKTFEETDPGVPTGSLVSSLEHPIQAFLWGDFTAKPNHRYTYRVVAMRGKPKKLEPAETVELTIQTEDEAQGTHVVYFNRGVAGSQAYARKFKNKKPDQVANDAAWQWLSRGLVEALLAFIAQAKGSRYSLRAALYEFHHLPVLQAFGAAAQSGAEVKIVYDAKENQGNYPNKANRKAIAQAGIEALTIPRQANSSYIAHNKFIVLLKDGQPVQVWTGSTNITDGGLYGHSNVGHVVRDAKIASQFLDYWTALSQDTPAKALRPLNDDRTPVPQKKLKSGEMHPIFSPRSSLEALDWYAQQMDTAKSAIFFTAAFGVNDQLESILSQDKDYLRYILLEKDGGDIESLRRDQDNRIAVGSVMKDNRDQEDKPSGEILDRWNYEKTTGLNTHVRFIHTKYLLVDPLGKNPLVVTGSANFSEASTRNNDENMLLIQGDTRVADIYLGEFMRLFNHFYTRYWMQVNRTAETVSSRYLVPNDSWTTEYYVKDSPKAKERLYFSGK; encoded by the coding sequence GTGATACAACTAAAGGGCGATCTGGTGATTCACTCCACAAACTCGAAAAATTCCCCCAGCATTACCGAGGCGTTTATGAGACAACAGGCAAAAACTTCGGGTCTTTCCGTACAGGCGATCGCCGGTTCCTACGTCGTCCTGTTGGGCATGAACATGCCAAAAAGCGCGGTCAAAGGGGTTCTCGGCTTCGCGATCGAACGCATTGACCACACCGAAGATGAACGCTACTGGCTCAAGGGCTTTAAGACCTTTGAAGAAACCGACCCCGGCGTTCCCACCGGGAGCTTAGTCTCCAGCTTAGAACATCCCATCCAAGCCTTTCTCTGGGGGGACTTCACCGCCAAACCCAACCATCGCTACACCTACCGCGTTGTCGCCATGCGGGGCAAACCCAAAAAACTAGAACCCGCCGAAACCGTTGAACTGACCATCCAAACGGAGGACGAAGCCCAGGGAACCCATGTGGTGTACTTCAACCGAGGGGTGGCCGGATCCCAAGCCTATGCCCGCAAGTTCAAAAACAAGAAACCCGATCAAGTGGCCAATGATGCGGCGTGGCAATGGTTGTCGCGGGGGCTGGTGGAAGCGCTGCTGGCCTTCATCGCCCAGGCAAAAGGGTCGCGCTACAGTCTCCGAGCGGCGCTCTATGAGTTTCACCACCTCCCCGTTTTGCAAGCCTTTGGGGCCGCCGCCCAGTCCGGGGCAGAGGTCAAGATTGTCTACGACGCCAAGGAAAATCAGGGAAATTATCCCAACAAAGCCAATCGGAAAGCGATCGCCCAAGCAGGCATTGAAGCCCTAACCATTCCTCGACAGGCCAATTCCAGTTACATCGCCCATAACAAATTTATTGTGCTGCTGAAGGATGGGCAGCCTGTACAAGTCTGGACGGGTTCAACCAATATTACCGACGGCGGACTGTATGGCCATTCCAACGTGGGGCATGTGGTGCGGGATGCCAAGATTGCTAGCCAGTTTCTCGACTATTGGACGGCCCTCAGCCAAGATACCCCTGCCAAAGCCTTGCGCCCCCTCAACGACGATCGCACCCCCGTTCCCCAGAAAAAGTTAAAGTCCGGTGAGATGCATCCCATCTTCAGCCCCCGATCGTCCCTAGAAGCGCTGGATTGGTATGCCCAGCAAATGGATACCGCAAAATCCGCTATCTTCTTCACTGCTGCTTTTGGTGTGAACGATCAACTGGAATCGATTCTCTCCCAGGACAAAGATTATCTACGCTATATCCTGTTGGAAAAAGATGGAGGAGACATAGAAAGTTTACGCCGAGATCAAGATAATCGCATCGCAGTAGGGAGCGTGATGAAAGACAATCGCGATCAGGAAGATAAACCTTCGGGCGAAATCCTCGATCGTTGGAACTACGAAAAAACAACGGGGCTCAATACCCACGTTCGATTTATCCATACGAAATATCTGTTGGTTGATCCCTTGGGCAAAAATCCCTTAGTTGTTACAGGTTCCGCCAACTTCAGCGAAGCCTCCACCCGCAATAATGATGAAAATATGCTGCTCATCCAAGGAGATACGCGGGTTGCAGATATTTACCTTGGGGAATTTATGCGATTGTTCAACCATTTCTATACCCGTTACTGGATGCAGGTGAATCGCACCGCAGAAACAGTGTCCTCTCGCTATCTAGTCCCCAATGATTCTTGGACAACGGAGTACTATGTCAAGGATTCCCCCAAGGCAAAGGAACGCCTGTATTTTTCTGGGAAATAG
- a CDS encoding tetratricopeptide repeat protein, whose product MKNEKWLDVTEYALLAGSGVGSIAAIATQQIAYSAAPISFLMLLNVVNRHRLDEQVQNRLNNNVVQLDQRINKQLEILDRRIQGLPTFWDLANLRKTVMQKNRANLNALHEQLSYRLDILEGHHVGEVKQTVEDLQTEQTRLMAAIERVTAGLHRTATVEQLQESQKDVLQLQVNMDSLRGDVNEIAKAYKPSTLKVLQGQIDYLSRRFNTMPNPIDTATLKQDVDSLLQFVTDLVPRREWMRLVEEITQLRLQQVKLDENVGPLRVTSKILRQQVMTLTAIVRSNEQEAHQSRQPQPNQLLALEELKTAIAAIEKQLDNTASEADLVQLQSQLDTLVAQHLEPIQQELNSLHRSTHQLDHQQKNMGSWMTRLPEMLDFSALQNQMRHLADRMDHQEAQLEELGSQLVAVSDQTLQESLPKLDYELVFDVQAKGEAGREQASNSRALIETALETAQSRLIIVFPYPDRAFFDSALLHQFRGFLERGGKLDIGWGYLNDAQHSHSPRYIHQRPTANPADKSFLQNTLSQLTQLKRKYPQQFRFKVLGTDENFLVCDRQYALLGFHPIATRSVVFPKVAVGLRTTAAEVMQGLIDRFENPVLAENDTDAYFNRALTRYELDDKQGAILDYTQVIQMNADHDVAYNNRGLVRYELGNKEGAIADLNRAILINPCNSLAYCNRGVIRAELGNPMGAIEDYSYAIHADFNCTPAYFQRGLVRFQMGNKMGAVEDFSEVIRLNDQEASAYFYRGMARTKLGDRISAIRDLKEAARLFNAQGNQTSHQQSLTAIAQLQKSLVIDGHGEGAARTS is encoded by the coding sequence ATGAAGAACGAAAAGTGGTTAGATGTCACCGAGTATGCGCTGCTCGCGGGATCGGGGGTCGGCTCCATTGCCGCGATCGCAACGCAGCAAATTGCCTACAGTGCTGCGCCCATTTCGTTTCTGATGCTTCTGAATGTGGTCAACCGTCATCGGCTGGATGAACAGGTACAAAATCGACTGAATAACAATGTTGTCCAGCTCGATCAACGGATCAATAAACAATTAGAAATTCTCGATCGGCGAATTCAAGGACTTCCCACCTTTTGGGACTTGGCCAACCTGCGCAAAACGGTGATGCAGAAAAATCGGGCCAACCTCAACGCGCTGCATGAACAGTTATCCTATCGCCTCGATATTCTGGAAGGTCACCATGTCGGTGAAGTCAAACAAACGGTAGAAGATCTCCAAACCGAGCAAACCCGCTTGATGGCAGCGATCGAGCGAGTGACCGCCGGACTCCATCGCACCGCGACGGTGGAACAGTTGCAAGAATCCCAAAAAGATGTGCTCCAGTTGCAGGTGAATATGGACTCCCTGCGGGGCGACGTGAATGAAATTGCCAAAGCCTATAAACCCAGCACGCTGAAAGTGCTGCAAGGCCAGATTGACTATCTCAGTCGGCGGTTTAACACCATGCCCAACCCGATCGACACCGCCACCCTGAAGCAAGACGTGGACAGCCTCCTGCAATTTGTGACCGATCTGGTGCCCCGGCGGGAATGGATGCGCTTGGTGGAAGAAATTACGCAATTGCGGCTACAACAGGTCAAGCTAGATGAAAATGTGGGGCCGTTGCGCGTCACCAGCAAAATTTTGCGCCAGCAAGTGATGACGTTAACCGCGATCGTCCGTAGCAACGAACAAGAAGCGCATCAATCCCGTCAGCCGCAGCCCAACCAACTGCTTGCCCTTGAGGAATTGAAAACCGCGATCGCTGCGATCGAAAAGCAACTGGACAATACGGCTTCAGAAGCAGATTTGGTCCAGTTACAGAGCCAACTGGATACCCTCGTTGCCCAGCATCTCGAGCCGATTCAGCAAGAGCTCAATAGCCTGCATCGCTCTACCCATCAGTTAGACCACCAGCAAAAAAATATGGGGAGCTGGATGACTCGGCTCCCGGAAATGCTGGATTTTAGTGCACTACAAAACCAGATGCGTCATTTAGCCGATCGCATGGATCACCAAGAAGCACAATTGGAAGAATTGGGCAGTCAACTGGTGGCCGTCAGCGATCAAACCCTTCAGGAGAGCTTACCTAAACTAGATTACGAATTGGTGTTTGATGTGCAGGCCAAAGGCGAGGCCGGTCGAGAACAGGCGTCCAACAGTCGGGCGTTGATCGAAACAGCCCTGGAAACAGCCCAATCCCGTTTAATTATTGTTTTTCCCTACCCCGATCGGGCTTTCTTTGATAGCGCTTTACTGCATCAGTTTCGGGGCTTCCTGGAACGCGGTGGCAAACTCGATATCGGCTGGGGCTATCTCAATGATGCTCAACATAGTCATTCACCGCGTTATATCCACCAACGGCCTACCGCCAATCCGGCGGATAAGTCGTTCTTACAAAACACGTTGAGTCAACTCACCCAACTCAAACGGAAATATCCCCAACAATTCCGGTTTAAAGTTCTGGGAACGGACGAAAATTTCCTGGTTTGCGATCGACAATATGCCCTGCTAGGATTCCACCCGATTGCAACCCGCAGTGTGGTGTTTCCCAAGGTTGCGGTCGGGTTGCGCACCACGGCGGCGGAAGTGATGCAAGGGTTGATCGATCGCTTTGAAAATCCAGTCCTGGCTGAAAATGATACTGATGCTTATTTCAATCGCGCCTTAACTCGCTACGAATTGGATGATAAACAGGGTGCCATTTTGGATTACACCCAAGTGATTCAAATGAATGCCGATCACGATGTCGCCTATAACAATCGTGGTCTCGTGCGCTATGAGTTGGGCAATAAGGAAGGGGCGATCGCGGATTTGAATCGAGCGATTTTGATTAATCCCTGTAACAGTTTGGCCTACTGCAATCGCGGGGTGATTCGGGCGGAATTGGGCAATCCCATGGGCGCGATCGAAGATTATAGCTACGCCATCCACGCCGATTTCAACTGCACGCCCGCCTATTTCCAGCGGGGGCTCGTGCGGTTCCAGATGGGGAACAAGATGGGTGCGGTGGAAGACTTCAGCGAAGTAATTCGGCTGAATGATCAAGAGGCTTCCGCCTATTTCTACCGAGGCATGGCAAGGACAAAATTAGGCGATCGCATTAGTGCCATTCGCGATCTCAAAGAAGCCGCTCGCTTGTTTAATGCCCAAGGTAATCAAACCAGCCATCAGCAGTCTCTCACCGCGATCGCGCAATTGCAAAAATCCCTCGTGATTGATGGCCACGGAGAGGGCGCAGCACGCACCAGTTAG
- a CDS encoding HAD family hydrolase: MKGVRALIFDVDGTLAETERDGHRLAFNRAFVAAGLDWVWSVELYGQLLEIAGGKERMAHYIQHYQPDFVPPIELTEFIAGLHQSKSRFYQQLLQGGEIKLRLGVRRLIQEARESGVRLAIATTSSLENVIPLLETALEPDSPSWFEVIAAGDIVPRKKPAPDIYQYVLDTLALEPADCLVLEDSQQGLRAAVAAGLQTVVTCNDYTRDHELTTATLVVDCLGDVDNPFQLIQGDLPEKAPNAQFFDLALANALVAA; encoded by the coding sequence ATGAAAGGTGTTCGCGCACTGATTTTTGATGTCGATGGAACCTTGGCAGAAACAGAGCGCGACGGTCATCGCTTAGCCTTTAACCGAGCTTTTGTGGCCGCAGGTCTGGATTGGGTTTGGTCTGTGGAACTCTACGGGCAATTGTTGGAGATCGCAGGTGGGAAGGAACGCATGGCCCACTACATCCAGCACTATCAACCCGATTTTGTGCCCCCGATCGAGCTCACTGAATTTATTGCAGGTTTACATCAATCCAAAAGTCGCTTCTATCAGCAATTACTACAGGGCGGTGAAATTAAATTGCGGCTCGGTGTGCGTCGTCTCATCCAGGAAGCGCGGGAAAGCGGTGTGCGACTAGCGATCGCGACGACCAGTTCCCTAGAGAATGTCATCCCCTTGCTGGAGACGGCCTTGGAACCGGATAGCCCCAGTTGGTTTGAGGTGATTGCCGCTGGCGATATTGTGCCCCGCAAAAAACCCGCTCCGGATATTTACCAATACGTCTTGGACACCCTAGCCCTGGAACCTGCGGATTGCCTGGTGTTGGAAGACTCCCAGCAGGGGCTGCGGGCTGCGGTGGCAGCAGGTTTACAAACCGTGGTGACCTGTAACGATTACACGCGGGATCACGAGTTAACCACGGCGACATTAGTCGTAGATTGCTTAGGGGATGTGGACAATCCCTTCCAACTGATTCAGGGCGACCTGCCAGAGAAAGCCCCCAATGCACAGTTTTTTGACCTGGCCCTGGCCAATGCGCTGGTTGCTGCTTAG
- a CDS encoding MGMT family protein, whose product MNAYEKIYATVRRIPYGQVATYGQIAELSNLPRRARLVGYALFRVAPEADVPWHRVINAQGAISESPFRQGNDYLQRSLLEAEGIKFSAAGRVDLRKYRWQPDLDHPIADDPIADEPIANDPISPSESDRL is encoded by the coding sequence ATGAACGCCTACGAGAAAATCTATGCCACGGTGCGCCGGATTCCCTACGGCCAAGTCGCCACCTATGGCCAAATCGCAGAACTCAGTAACTTACCCCGCCGCGCCCGTTTGGTGGGGTATGCGTTGTTTCGGGTGGCACCGGAGGCGGATGTGCCCTGGCATCGGGTGATTAATGCCCAGGGTGCAATTTCAGAGTCTCCCTTTCGGCAGGGCAACGATTACCTGCAACGATCGCTGCTGGAAGCGGAAGGAATCAAATTTAGTGCAGCGGGTAGGGTTGATTTACGGAAGTACCGCTGGCAACCGGATCTTGATCATCCGATCGCCGATGACCCGATCGCCGATGAACCGATCGCAAATGACCCAATCTCCCCGTCGGAGTCTGACCGTCTCTAG
- a CDS encoding ImmA/IrrE family metallo-endopeptidase, whose product MTQVQIKMADLYDRLVNVGFSRKYIRQVGLPDWWTDEADQDPDVLLEGAAYLANRLNVNLRSLLTENSEVSFASAFQLKFKLKNGTDTNRLTIPRALASRVAEVVAYGCKQPYLGLANWSIDRIRQQIMQSQDAVDLLGLVQFCWSIGIPVLHFSAFPPDVHRFQGMVAYFVDRPVIIVSLKDKSPARLLFIAAHELGHLLCGHVRQDEPLVDERVAVATDDADEDEANQVAQELLIGRSAMSYDIWRRYITGEQLAQESLRLAKKDHVAPGVVALNIAWNRAGRAYTKADKEMIWRIGIKALKTLEPAVHAPHLINQILCQHLDWSQLNDETIDYLVTMLDLDRQWFE is encoded by the coding sequence ATGACGCAAGTTCAGATAAAGATGGCTGACCTCTACGATCGTCTAGTGAATGTAGGTTTTTCCAGAAAATATATCCGTCAAGTAGGGTTACCGGATTGGTGGACGGATGAGGCTGACCAAGATCCCGATGTTTTGTTAGAAGGCGCAGCCTACTTAGCAAATCGGTTGAACGTCAATCTTAGATCTCTACTAACGGAAAATTCAGAGGTAAGTTTTGCATCTGCATTTCAACTAAAGTTTAAATTGAAAAATGGAACAGATACGAATCGACTGACCATTCCACGTGCATTAGCTTCCAGGGTTGCAGAAGTAGTAGCCTACGGGTGCAAGCAGCCTTATTTAGGACTGGCAAATTGGTCAATAGATCGCATTCGGCAACAAATTATGCAATCGCAAGATGCAGTTGATTTATTGGGATTAGTCCAGTTCTGTTGGTCAATCGGAATTCCAGTATTGCATTTTTCAGCTTTTCCACCTGACGTACACCGCTTCCAGGGAATGGTGGCATATTTTGTTGATCGTCCCGTGATTATTGTAAGTTTGAAAGATAAATCTCCAGCACGCTTATTATTTATTGCAGCCCATGAACTAGGACACTTGTTGTGCGGTCATGTGAGGCAAGATGAACCATTAGTTGATGAGCGGGTAGCAGTCGCTACGGATGATGCTGATGAAGATGAAGCTAATCAGGTAGCACAAGAATTGCTAATTGGTCGATCAGCGATGAGTTATGATATTTGGCGACGATACATTACAGGTGAACAACTAGCACAAGAATCCTTAAGATTAGCCAAGAAAGACCATGTCGCACCAGGTGTTGTTGCCTTAAACATTGCTTGGAACCGAGCAGGACGGGCTTATACAAAAGCAGACAAAGAGATGATTTGGCGGATAGGGATCAAAGCATTGAAAACTTTAGAACCGGCTGTCCATGCTCCTCATTTAATTAACCAAATTTTATGTCAGCATTTAGATTGGAGTCAATTGAATGACGAAACAATCGATTATTTAGTTACAATGTTAGATTTGGATCGACAATGGTTTGAGTAA
- a CDS encoding site-specific DNA-methyltransferase, with translation MKPVYRNKSGQYYLGKCEEVLLHKKLQDIQGKVNLILTSPPFPLNKKKRYGNMKGEIYLKWFTDLAPLFANLLADDGSIVIELGNAWEPKRPVQSLLPLQSLLGFVSHEKANLRLIQQFVCYNPSRLPSPAQWVTIEQIRAVDSYTNVWWMAKSDFPKADNSRPEVLRPYSKSMQRLLKSGKFNAGRRPSQHKISDSGFLNDRGGSIAHNFIELESLTPGCEPRLPNAFSMSNTSSNDFFSRICREKGIEAHPARMQVGLAKFFIEYLTNPDDLVLDPFGGSNTTGYAAALCGRRWLTIEEREDYVEQSRLRFEDPALRYKK, from the coding sequence GTGAAACCTGTATACCGAAATAAGTCAGGGCAGTACTATCTCGGCAAATGTGAGGAAGTTTTGCTGCATAAGAAGCTACAAGATATTCAAGGAAAGGTAAACCTTATACTTACGTCACCACCTTTCCCTTTGAATAAAAAGAAAAGGTATGGCAATATGAAAGGTGAAATTTATCTAAAGTGGTTTACGGATTTAGCACCTCTTTTTGCAAACCTGTTAGCTGATGATGGTTCTATAGTTATTGAATTAGGAAATGCCTGGGAACCTAAACGACCCGTTCAATCATTGTTGCCACTTCAGTCTTTACTAGGTTTTGTTTCACATGAGAAAGCTAATCTACGGCTTATCCAACAATTTGTATGTTACAACCCTTCTCGGCTGCCATCTCCTGCTCAGTGGGTCACAATTGAACAGATTCGGGCTGTAGATAGTTATACAAATGTTTGGTGGATGGCAAAGAGTGATTTTCCTAAGGCGGATAATTCCCGACCAGAAGTGCTACGCCCGTACAGTAAAAGTATGCAAAGGCTGCTGAAATCAGGAAAGTTCAATGCTGGCAGAAGACCTTCACAGCATAAGATTAGTGATAGTGGTTTCTTAAACGATAGAGGTGGTTCTATTGCTCATAATTTCATTGAGTTAGAAAGCCTTACACCGGGATGTGAGCCACGCCTACCAAACGCCTTTTCCATGTCTAACACCTCGTCCAATGACTTCTTCAGCCGGATATGTCGTGAGAAAGGTATAGAAGCACACCCAGCTAGAATGCAAGTGGGGCTGGCTAAGTTTTTTATTGAATATCTGACTAATCCTGATGACTTAGTTCTTGATCCGTTTGGTGGGAGTAATACTACTGGCTATGCAGCAGCCCTTTGTGGCCGTCGATGGCTAACAATTGAAGAAAGAGAGGACTATGTGGAGCAATCACGGCTCAGATTTGAAGATCCTGCGCTAAGGTATAAAAAGTAG
- a CDS encoding DUF87 domain-containing protein: protein MGISSRIIQPDFFKRDTNGEWQTGLFVGRPFRLSYSKAEILVADSWKERAKGIPQGCFLLAYYDNELDDKSNAEAMLLRVLQPAKLPTDQDVISSMVEYYKDGLQTGSTSRSQLDTFTRYEFSFSGLECSVLGSFYLDQNDKLRFGADLENFYSAHHYKVIKPSADILKFIVNYREDSVPGGAGDVPVGKVRYSSSQRFQQQELDVPVYVQAPDFAGKRTALFGMTRTGKSNTVKTIIQACVKMSEQATLILDQGEQEPPDEILDPWNENKSPKYPIGQIIFDINGEYANPNLQDQGTAIFQLYRSQTQRYSTVPREADVKVLKVNFYREIEEGFELLCGHPNIVADSTKYMINFKNISFSKPEDYDANRSAATRYDRRIAVYLCCLYRAGFPLPINLKTIRFSANAEVRKAIGTVDPSKGISFEEACNWWEKLYEVYDTDPCFAKYKQDNGKEWADDELKALLVMLTRKSDGRMVTGYRNLKSVIEQHTDRDQTPFDQDILQQLRRGKIVIVDLSLGDEGVQKMFTERITRKIFYDSLARFVQTRPNNFIQFYFEEAHNLFPKKDDKDLSQIYNRLAKEGAKLHLGLVYATQEVSSISSNILKATQNWFISHLNNEDETRELRKYYDFSDFTESLIRFSQDTDKGFVRMKTYSNPFVIPVQVNRFPMEM from the coding sequence ATGGGAATTAGTTCTCGGATTATCCAACCCGACTTTTTCAAGCGAGATACTAACGGAGAGTGGCAAACAGGTCTTTTTGTAGGTAGGCCATTTCGTCTCAGTTATAGCAAAGCAGAAATTTTAGTTGCTGATTCGTGGAAGGAGCGTGCCAAAGGAATTCCCCAAGGCTGCTTTCTCCTTGCATATTATGACAATGAACTTGATGACAAGTCAAATGCTGAAGCAATGCTGCTGAGGGTTCTTCAACCTGCCAAACTGCCAACTGATCAAGATGTGATCAGCAGTATGGTTGAGTACTACAAAGATGGACTACAGACAGGTTCAACCAGTCGCTCCCAATTAGATACATTCACACGTTATGAGTTTTCATTCAGTGGCCTTGAGTGCTCTGTTTTAGGTTCTTTCTATCTAGATCAGAATGATAAACTTCGTTTCGGAGCCGACTTAGAAAATTTCTACAGTGCTCATCATTATAAAGTTATAAAACCTTCAGCCGATATTTTAAAATTTATTGTGAATTACCGTGAAGATTCTGTGCCAGGTGGAGCAGGAGATGTTCCAGTTGGTAAAGTTCGTTACAGTTCTAGCCAGCGTTTCCAACAGCAGGAATTGGATGTTCCAGTCTACGTACAAGCTCCCGATTTTGCGGGAAAACGAACTGCATTATTTGGGATGACTCGAACAGGAAAATCTAATACTGTCAAAACTATTATTCAAGCCTGTGTGAAAATGAGCGAGCAGGCAACGCTCATCTTAGATCAAGGAGAACAAGAGCCTCCTGACGAGATTCTCGATCCTTGGAATGAGAATAAGTCGCCCAAATACCCCATTGGGCAGATTATTTTTGATATAAATGGTGAATATGCCAACCCCAACCTACAGGATCAAGGTACAGCCATATTTCAGCTTTACAGAAGTCAGACTCAGCGATATTCAACTGTTCCTAGAGAAGCCGATGTTAAAGTCTTAAAGGTCAACTTCTACCGAGAAATTGAAGAGGGCTTTGAGTTGCTTTGTGGTCATCCAAATATTGTGGCAGACTCTACTAAATACATGATTAACTTCAAAAATATTAGCTTTTCAAAACCTGAAGATTATGACGCGAACAGATCTGCGGCAACTCGATATGACAGACGCATAGCTGTGTATCTTTGCTGTCTGTATAGAGCAGGCTTTCCTTTGCCAATCAACCTCAAGACTATTAGGTTCTCTGCCAATGCAGAAGTCAGAAAAGCTATAGGAACAGTAGATCCAAGTAAGGGTATATCTTTTGAGGAGGCATGTAATTGGTGGGAGAAGCTGTATGAAGTCTATGATACAGATCCCTGCTTTGCAAAATATAAGCAGGATAATGGGAAAGAGTGGGCTGATGATGAACTCAAGGCTCTGTTAGTCATGTTAACTCGCAAGAGTGATGGGCGGATGGTTACAGGCTATCGTAATCTGAAGAGTGTTATTGAACAACATACAGATCGAGATCAGACACCATTTGATCAAGACATTCTACAGCAATTGAGACGTGGGAAAATAGTGATAGTGGACTTATCACTGGGTGATGAAGGAGTTCAGAAAATGTTTACCGAAAGAATTACACGGAAAATTTTTTATGATTCCTTGGCAAGATTTGTCCAAACTCGGCCTAATAATTTTATTCAATTCTACTTTGAAGAGGCGCACAACCTATTCCCAAAAAAAGACGACAAAGATCTATCACAAATCTACAATCGTCTTGCCAAGGAGGGTGCGAAACTTCATCTTGGGTTGGTTTACGCAACCCAAGAAGTGAGTTCGATTAGTAGTAACATTCTGAAAGCAACTCAGAACTGGTTTATATCACACTTAAACAATGAAGATGAAACAAGAGAGTTACGTAAGTATTACGACTTTAGCGACTTTACGGAAAGCCTAATACGCTTTAGTCAGGATACTGATAAAGGATTTGTCAGAATGAAAACTTATAGCAACCCTTTTGTTATTCCCGTTCAAGTTAATCGCTTTCCTATGGAAATGTAA
- a CDS encoding NurA domain-containing protein, protein MGYISRNDRRPFEGASKASHQHIINDPEVRALMDRIYKPDKNSGITAADLVVDFEPPDKNPIQFVIAVDGGYTESMIEMNFPSRTIHFMQFGALFFEQKELECIDASPFIAPEDMAKLKNIERLKLALPTKNICFKDQPSLKASVLRAIYEFFKNNTMDEGNSLLDTLAWFVFRRYKPPAQQTQQDGKWNLATNPRSPDLNQVTLKLEEMDSEFTFPCPETGERIYLTDIFRLHEVIEEEIGAGGIMGYLTNVIEHLIIIHIIRQLLKRQPEMLRRLFFIKDGSAGFFGQTARLHEPMLDLMNWLMNKHGIFLAALEKSGAFVEHAQEIQPKLNPGCALVLTDEYIYNHILPGPGDPSRPYASTSNYGHKVIFKTRKGQMHVLSVPVRGLQKSPSPEDLPNLQIILANVEGLHCDMYDSALFPVALVNKLVSLSAHPSQRILNKFASQAIG, encoded by the coding sequence ATGGGATATATTAGTCGTAACGATCGCCGTCCCTTTGAGGGCGCAAGCAAAGCCTCACATCAACACATCATCAACGATCCTGAAGTTCGAGCATTAATGGATCGTATTTATAAGCCTGACAAGAATTCTGGGATCACAGCAGCTGATTTAGTCGTTGATTTTGAGCCACCCGATAAGAATCCTATCCAATTTGTGATAGCTGTAGATGGTGGCTATACCGAATCAATGATTGAGATGAATTTTCCATCTCGAACAATTCATTTTATGCAATTTGGCGCACTTTTCTTTGAGCAAAAAGAGCTCGAGTGTATTGATGCATCTCCTTTTATTGCACCAGAAGATATGGCGAAGCTGAAAAACATTGAACGATTGAAGCTGGCCTTGCCCACAAAAAATATTTGTTTCAAAGATCAACCTAGCCTGAAAGCTAGTGTTTTGAGAGCTATTTATGAGTTTTTCAAAAATAATACGATGGATGAGGGCAATAGTTTGTTAGATACCTTGGCATGGTTTGTCTTCCGCAGATATAAGCCACCTGCTCAACAAACTCAACAAGATGGCAAGTGGAACCTCGCGACAAATCCACGTAGCCCGGATCTTAATCAAGTTACTCTCAAGCTGGAGGAGATGGATTCAGAGTTCACATTTCCTTGCCCTGAAACTGGTGAGAGAATTTATTTGACTGATATTTTTCGTCTTCATGAAGTGATTGAAGAAGAAATCGGAGCAGGTGGGATTATGGGATATCTGACCAATGTAATTGAGCATTTAATTATCATTCATATTATCAGACAACTTCTGAAGCGACAGCCAGAAATGCTACGTCGTTTGTTCTTTATTAAAGATGGTTCAGCTGGGTTCTTTGGCCAAACGGCGCGGCTACACGAACCAATGCTTGATTTAATGAACTGGCTGATGAACAAGCACGGTATCTTTTTAGCTGCCTTAGAAAAAAGTGGTGCATTTGTTGAACATGCACAAGAAATCCAGCCAAAGCTCAATCCTGGCTGTGCGCTTGTGTTGACTGATGAATACATTTATAACCATATACTCCCTGGCCCTGGGGATCCATCTCGTCCCTATGCATCAACCAGTAATTATGGGCACAAAGTAATTTTTAAGACGCGTAAAGGACAGATGCATGTTCTCTCGGTTCCTGTGAGGGGGCTTCAGAAATCACCTAGTCCTGAAGACTTACCGAATCTACAAATCATTCTTGCAAACGTTGAAGGCTTGCACTGTGATATGTACGATTCTGCTCTATTTCCAGTGGCTCTAGTGAATAAGTTAGTCAGTCTATCAGCTCATCCTAGCCAGCGTATCCTCAACAAATTTGCCAGTCAAGCGATTGGGTAA